In Armatimonadota bacterium, the following proteins share a genomic window:
- a CDS encoding restriction endonuclease, with protein MATTPQSASARPLPQRRISYEEFLQWLDEDTWAEWVDGEVQIMSPVGIEHELVTMYLKTLLTSHVSMKSLGVVLDEPFQMKSGPDLPGRSPDIFFVSAARVHLIQKHFLNGPADLVVEVISPDSRARDRGEKYYEYEQAGVKEYWIVDPDRKQVELHVLSPQGIYHPAFVGSEGEYHSTAVEGFWIRVEWLWQRPPMQEVLKAWGWF; from the coding sequence ATGGCGACAACGCCCCAATCAGCCTCCGCCCGTCCCCTGCCCCAGCGCAGAATCAGCTACGAAGAGTTCCTGCAATGGCTGGACGAGGACACCTGGGCGGAATGGGTAGATGGAGAGGTGCAAATCATGAGCCCCGTAGGTATCGAGCATGAGCTGGTAACAATGTATCTCAAAACACTACTGACAAGCCATGTTAGCATGAAAAGCCTTGGGGTCGTGCTGGATGAGCCATTCCAGATGAAAAGCGGACCGGACCTGCCTGGACGCTCTCCAGACATCTTCTTCGTCTCTGCAGCCCGCGTCCACCTGATTCAGAAGCATTTCCTGAACGGTCCGGCTGACCTGGTCGTAGAGGTTATCAGTCCCGATAGCCGTGCACGCGACCGCGGCGAGAAGTACTATGAATACGAGCAGGCAGGTGTGAAGGAGTACTGGATCGTAGACCCCGACCGCAAGCAGGTAGAGTTGCACGTGCTCAGCCCGCAGGGCATCTACCATCCTGCGTTTGTCGGCAGTGAGGGAGAATACCACTCCACTGCCGTTGAGGGGTTCTGGATACGGGTAGAATGGTTATGGCAACGCCCGCCGATGCAGGAGGTACTGAAGGCGTGGGGGTGGTTTTGA
- a CDS encoding hypothetical protein (possible pseudo, frameshifted), which yields MSMGPWGLHYERTQTWWEYSRPWHRYLARCQYLLQQGVPVVDVLFMAPEGAPRSFIPPASVKQSGYSADACPAEVVLRDLQVKNGRLVLPHGMSYRVLALPAAERMTPRLLRRIKQLVDAGAVVVGNVAPVKSPSLSGYPRCDEEVQVLVAELWGKGKIIRGKTVQQVLASLGVPPDFRADRYLEFTHRRIGNADVYFVANISDRTVSATGVFRVSGKRPEIWHPETGRIEQVAVYRQDRQVTQLPLHLKPSESVFVVFRASSLRDDPIVRVRRGGRDVYFASAAPPGIRIRSALWGPEGDAARTKDVTAQVQRMVDNGRLTFTVAELASEGDPAFGVVKTLRVEYEVAGKVYIASATDPDTIALYPPSDPDPPLRIEKLSAGKLRIEAFQPGDYELVFRSGKVRRFRVSPAPPALPVTGAWKVQFTPGWGAPSEVVFPRLMSWSEHEHPGIRYFSGTASYRTSVRIPASLLQSGQRVYLYLGRVEVVASVRINGKPAGISWKTPFQVDVTDLLRPGENLLEVQVANLWVNRMIGDEQLPEDSSRNPDGTLREWPAWLLEGRPSPMGRYTFTTWRLWRKDSPLQPSGLLGPVRFDTPRLLTLR from the coding sequence ATGAGCATGGGACCGTGGGGCTTACACTACGAACGCACGCAAACATGGTGGGAATATTCTAGACCCTGGCACCGTTATCTTGCGCGTTGTCAATATCTACTGCAGCAGGGAGTGCCCGTTGTGGACGTGCTTTTTATGGCGCCGGAAGGTGCGCCCCGCAGCTTTATCCCGCCCGCCTCCGTCAAACAGTCCGGTTACAGCGCGGACGCCTGCCCAGCGGAAGTGGTTCTGCGCGACCTGCAAGTGAAGAACGGGCGTCTGGTGCTGCCACATGGTATGAGCTATCGCGTGTTGGCGCTGCCTGCTGCTGAACGGATGACCCCACGTCTTCTGCGACGCATCAAACAGCTGGTAGATGCCGGGGCGGTGGTCGTGGGCAATGTGGCTCCTGTGAAATCCCCCAGCCTGTCGGGCTATCCACGCTGCGACGAAGAGGTACAGGTGCTCGTTGCAGAACTCTGGGGCAAGGGCAAGATCATCCGTGGCAAAACGGTGCAGCAGGTGCTAGCTTCGCTGGGCGTGCCGCCGGACTTCCGCGCCGACCGCTACCTGGAGTTTACCCACCGACGCATCGGTAACGCAGATGTTTACTTCGTCGCCAACATCAGCGATAGAACTGTTAGCGCAACCGGTGTGTTCCGCGTCTCCGGTAAGCGCCCGGAAATCTGGCATCCCGAAACAGGGCGCATAGAGCAGGTAGCGGTGTACAGGCAGGACAGACAAGTTACCCAGCTGCCTCTGCACCTGAAGCCTTCGGAGTCGGTCTTTGTGGTTTTCAGAGCCTCCTCTCTTCGCGATGACCCCATAGTGCGGGTGAGACGTGGCGGACGCGATGTGTACTTTGCCTCTGCAGCACCGCCGGGAATTCGCATCCGCAGTGCGTTATGGGGACCGGAGGGCGACGCCGCACGCACCAAGGATGTGACCGCGCAGGTGCAGCGCATGGTGGACAACGGTAGACTTACCTTCACGGTAGCAGAATTGGCGTCTGAAGGCGACCCGGCGTTTGGCGTGGTGAAAACGTTGCGCGTAGAATACGAGGTAGCGGGCAAGGTTTATATAGCCTCCGCTACAGACCCGGACACCATTGCCCTGTATCCGCCCTCCGACCCGGACCCTCCGTTGCGAATCGAGAAGCTGTCGGCAGGCAAGTTGCGTATAGAAGCGTTTCAGCCTGGCGATTACGAGCTGGTTTTCCGCTCGGGCAAGGTCAGACGGTTTCGCGTATCCCCTGCCCCACCCGCTCTGCCCGTGACAGGTGCGTGGAAAGTGCAGTTCACACCCGGCTGGGGCGCACCTTCTGAAGTGGTTTTCCCCAGGCTCATGTCATGGAGCGAGCACGAGCATCCGGGCATCCGCTACTTCTCCGGTACAGCATCCTATCGCACCTCGGTTCGTATCCCGGCAAGCCTGCTCCAATCGGGACAGCGTGTCTACCTGTACCTGGGACGCGTGGAGGTGGTTGCATCTGTCCGCATCAACGGCAAGCCCGCTGGCATATCGTGGAAAACGCCCTTCCAGGTGGACGTTACCGATCTCCTGCGCCCCGGCGAGAACCTGCTGGAGGTACAAGTTGCCAACCTGTGGGTGAACCGCATGATTGGCGACGAGCAGTTGCCGGAAGATAGCAGCCGGAACCCCGACGGCACCTTGCGGGAGTGGCCCGCATGGTTGTTAGAAGGGCGTCCAAGCCCTATGGGACGATACACGTTCACCACGTGGAGATTGTGGCGGAAGGATTCTCCTCTGCAACCTTCGGGGCTTTTGGGTCCGGTGCGATTTGATACGCCCCGGTTGTTGACCCTTCGGTAA
- a CDS encoding hypothetical protein (possible pseudo, frameshifted) encodes MKRLLGMLLCCLALAGLARAQSLEAGFRNPPNWARPWVYWFWLNGNITHEGITADLEAMQRVGIGGVLIMEVDQGVPLGPVSFASLQWRDLFKHVVFEAHRLGLEVNMNNDAGWCGSGGPWVPPDRAMQKLVWTETQATGPTHVDIVLPQPQVVAGYYRDVAVLAFPAPAADYRIPDIVGKSALIRLEFIPPASYPEPDASTVVRCENVINLTSYIQENGRLIWDVPEGRWTILRIGHAPTGAMNAPSPASGRGLECDKLSKEGIEAHFAGFMAKLISDVSELAGKTLVATHIDSWEVGSQNWTPRFREEFRRRRGYDPLPYLPVITGRVIESAEVSERFLWDWRQTVSDLLIENYAGHLRTLAHRHGLRLSIEAYGDCVFDDMAYAGRADEPMAEFWTTPRLGGSTTLPAMASAAHVYGKRVVGAEAFTADSAERWLHHPGSIKSLGDWAFCQGINRFVFHRYALQPWKCRYPRHEHGTVGLTLRTHANMVGIF; translated from the coding sequence ATGAAACGCTTGCTCGGGATGCTTCTGTGTTGCCTTGCGCTTGCTGGTTTGGCAAGGGCGCAATCGCTGGAAGCGGGGTTCCGAAACCCGCCAAACTGGGCGCGTCCGTGGGTCTACTGGTTCTGGCTCAACGGCAACATCACCCATGAAGGCATCACTGCTGACCTTGAAGCCATGCAGCGTGTCGGTATCGGCGGTGTGTTAATTATGGAGGTTGACCAGGGCGTTCCTCTGGGACCCGTATCTTTCGCCAGCCTGCAGTGGCGCGACTTATTCAAGCATGTGGTCTTTGAGGCGCATCGGCTCGGTCTGGAGGTGAACATGAACAATGACGCGGGCTGGTGCGGCAGTGGCGGTCCGTGGGTGCCCCCCGACAGAGCCATGCAGAAGCTGGTGTGGACGGAAACGCAGGCTACCGGACCAACACACGTAGACATAGTTTTACCACAACCACAGGTCGTCGCAGGGTACTACCGGGATGTGGCGGTACTTGCCTTCCCTGCTCCAGCCGCCGACTACCGCATCCCCGACATCGTCGGCAAATCGGCTCTCATTCGTCTGGAGTTTATTCCGCCAGCCTCGTACCCGGAGCCAGACGCCTCTACGGTGGTGAGATGTGAAAATGTGATAAATCTTACTTCTTATATCCAAGAAAACGGCAGGCTCATCTGGGATGTACCAGAGGGTCGCTGGACTATTCTGCGCATCGGGCATGCACCCACCGGTGCGATGAACGCTCCCTCTCCTGCTTCTGGGCGCGGTTTGGAATGCGACAAGCTCAGTAAGGAGGGTATCGAAGCACATTTCGCAGGGTTCATGGCGAAGCTTATCTCCGACGTGAGTGAACTGGCTGGCAAGACGCTGGTTGCGACGCATATTGACAGCTGGGAGGTCGGCTCCCAAAACTGGACACCGCGTTTCCGGGAGGAGTTTCGGCGACGACGAGGCTACGATCCCCTACCCTATCTGCCAGTTATCACAGGCAGAGTGATAGAAAGCGCAGAAGTATCGGAACGCTTCCTCTGGGACTGGCGGCAGACGGTTTCTGACCTGCTGATAGAGAACTACGCCGGACATCTACGTACCCTTGCCCACCGTCACGGGCTACGTCTGAGCATCGAAGCGTACGGCGATTGCGTTTTCGACGATATGGCTTACGCCGGACGTGCCGACGAACCCATGGCGGAGTTCTGGACAACGCCTCGCCTCGGTGGCAGTACCACACTTCCAGCGATGGCTTCCGCTGCGCACGTTTACGGCAAGCGCGTGGTGGGTGCTGAGGCGTTCACTGCTGACTCTGCTGAGCGATGGCTGCATCATCCGGGCAGCATTAAGTCGCTGGGTGACTGGGCGTTTTGTCAGGGCATCAACCGCTTCGTCTTTCACCGCTACGCCCTGCAGCCGTGGAAATGCCGTTACCCCCGGCATGAGCATGGGACCGTGGGGCTTACACTACGAACGCACGCAAACATGGTGGGAATATTCTAG
- a CDS encoding sugar ABC transporter permease, which translates to MNALRAERFSRYSIAVYLLILVLFFALITDGRFIEQRNLVNILLQSAINTILAVGMTLVIITGGIDLSVGSVLALCGLVGTDLMMNGLVLGGRTLVPKPDLALGIPIAVIVSCALGALIGWWNGWLIARWNIAPFIVTLATMTIARGVAFVYSDGKPVGNLPEAFNRLGGGAGGEVLSIPVPVWVAVFVALCALVILRATQFGRAVYAVGGNEQAARLSGVDVARVKIIVYMLSGFLAGLCGIVQAARLGAGDPKYGEMYELNAIAAVVLGGASLAGGRGGVGGTVAGAMLIGALDNGLVMAGVSAFYQKVVKGVVILLAVLGDVWQRRRR; encoded by the coding sequence ATGAACGCATTGAGAGCGGAAAGATTCTCCAGATATTCTATTGCCGTCTATCTGTTGATTCTTGTCCTTTTCTTCGCCCTGATCACCGATGGACGTTTCATTGAGCAGCGCAACCTCGTCAATATTCTTCTGCAAAGTGCCATTAACACCATTTTAGCAGTGGGTATGACGCTGGTTATCATCACCGGCGGGATAGACCTCTCCGTCGGCTCGGTGCTGGCGCTGTGCGGGCTGGTGGGCACAGACCTCATGATGAACGGACTGGTGCTCGGTGGGCGCACCCTGGTCCCGAAGCCGGATCTGGCACTGGGCATACCGATTGCGGTAATTGTCTCCTGCGCGCTGGGCGCGCTCATCGGCTGGTGGAACGGCTGGCTGATTGCCCGCTGGAACATCGCGCCGTTCATCGTGACGCTGGCGACTATGACCATCGCGCGAGGAGTGGCTTTTGTGTATTCCGATGGTAAGCCGGTAGGGAATCTGCCGGAAGCCTTTAATCGTCTGGGAGGCGGCGCCGGTGGCGAGGTGCTGAGTATCCCTGTTCCGGTATGGGTTGCTGTTTTTGTAGCATTGTGTGCACTGGTCATACTGCGAGCAACACAGTTTGGACGCGCAGTATACGCTGTCGGCGGTAACGAGCAGGCGGCGCGTCTGTCGGGCGTAGACGTGGCAAGAGTGAAAATCATCGTGTACATGCTGTCGGGTTTTCTGGCTGGGCTTTGCGGAATCGTGCAGGCAGCGAGGCTGGGTGCGGGCGACCCGAAATACGGCGAAATGTACGAGTTGAATGCGATTGCGGCTGTGGTGCTGGGCGGCGCGAGTCTGGCAGGCGGACGTGGAGGCGTCGGAGGTACGGTTGCTGGTGCAATGCTCATCGGCGCTCTGGACAATGGGCTGGTAATGGCAGGAGTGTCGGCGTTTTACCAGAAAGTAGTGAAAGGTGTGGTGATTCTGCTGGCGGTGCTGGGCGATGTGTGGCAGCGTCGGCGGCGATAG
- a CDS encoding ABC transporter ATP-binding protein has product MNNFWRLLGYLKPYRWRVIAAVLLMALITVSAVPMPLLFQYVIDDVFPHRKWYALNWVFWGVIGLYALRGMVSFTLNYLITWLGQRVVFDLRFQSYRHLNRLSLSYYDQRQTGKIMARLTGDIDVIQYMITGGFVTLITDIVTLVAVTGVIFWKEWRLALLTLAVVPLYVVVYKLYLKYIRELSVQLREKWDAMLGTLQEKIAGISVVKAFVREDYETERFMQTVKENFALGMKQVHLNRQLGLFAGLVRAIGTAAVWYYGSVLVLGRQLQAGELLAFTFYMGYLYDPAVRVVDFNITLQWAGAAIDRVFETLDTRPDIEDSPGAKPLPNMRGEIEFRNVSFGYRPDQLVLRNVNLHIHPGEVVALVGPSGAGKSTLVNLIARFYDVTDGQVLIDGVDVRDIKLDSIRRNVGMVMQESLLFSVTIKENIAYGRHDATEEEIVRAAKQADLHDFILTLPDAYDTKIGEDGIKLSVGQKQRLSIARAILTDPKILILDDATSALDSQTEANVQEALEHVMRGRTSIIIAHRLSTVVNADKIVVLDKGEVVDIGTHEELVNKPGVYRTLYEEQFKSAADLLLVE; this is encoded by the coding sequence ATGAACAACTTCTGGCGACTGCTGGGCTATCTGAAACCGTACCGCTGGCGGGTCATTGCCGCCGTGCTGTTGATGGCGCTGATTACCGTGAGCGCAGTGCCCATGCCGTTGCTGTTCCAGTACGTGATTGATGACGTGTTCCCCCACAGGAAATGGTACGCGCTGAACTGGGTGTTCTGGGGGGTTATCGGGTTATATGCCCTGCGCGGTATGGTCTCCTTCACGCTGAACTACCTTATCACGTGGCTCGGTCAACGGGTGGTATTCGACCTGCGCTTCCAGAGCTATCGCCACCTCAACCGCCTCTCGCTGAGTTACTATGACCAGCGCCAGACAGGCAAGATTATGGCGCGCCTGACAGGTGATATCGACGTTATCCAGTACATGATCACCGGCGGTTTCGTCACACTGATTACCGATATCGTGACGCTAGTGGCGGTGACAGGCGTTATCTTCTGGAAGGAGTGGCGCTTAGCCCTGCTGACGCTGGCGGTGGTGCCGCTATATGTGGTGGTCTATAAGCTGTATCTGAAATATATCCGCGAATTGAGCGTGCAACTGCGTGAGAAGTGGGATGCCATGCTGGGAACCCTGCAGGAGAAGATCGCAGGCATCAGCGTAGTGAAAGCCTTCGTGCGCGAAGATTATGAAACGGAGCGCTTCATGCAGACGGTGAAAGAGAACTTCGCGCTGGGTATGAAGCAGGTTCACCTGAACCGGCAACTGGGGCTGTTTGCCGGGCTGGTACGCGCAATAGGAACCGCTGCGGTATGGTATTACGGTAGCGTGCTGGTGCTAGGTAGACAGCTGCAGGCAGGTGAGTTGCTGGCGTTTACCTTCTACATGGGCTACCTGTACGACCCCGCCGTGCGCGTCGTGGACTTTAACATCACTCTGCAATGGGCAGGGGCAGCGATTGACCGCGTGTTTGAAACGCTGGACACGCGTCCCGACATCGAGGACTCGCCCGGTGCCAAACCGCTCCCTAACATGCGCGGTGAGATAGAGTTCCGCAACGTCAGCTTCGGCTACCGTCCCGACCAGCTGGTGCTGAGAAACGTCAACCTGCACATTCACCCCGGAGAGGTGGTCGCACTGGTAGGACCGAGTGGGGCGGGGAAGAGCACGCTGGTAAACCTGATTGCCCGCTTCTACGATGTGACCGACGGACAGGTGCTGATAGATGGCGTGGACGTGCGCGACATCAAACTGGACTCTATCCGACGCAACGTCGGCATGGTGATGCAAGAATCGCTGTTGTTCTCGGTCACTATTAAGGAGAACATCGCCTACGGCAGGCACGATGCGACGGAGGAGGAGATCGTGCGCGCCGCCAAGCAGGCAGACCTGCATGATTTCATCCTGACCCTGCCCGACGCGTACGACACCAAAATCGGCGAGGATGGCATCAAGCTGTCGGTGGGGCAAAAGCAACGCCTGTCCATTGCTCGCGCTATCCTTACCGACCCCAAGATATTGATACTGGACGACGCCACCAGTGCGCTGGACAGCCAGACGGAGGCAAACGTACAGGAAGCATTAGAGCACGTGATGCGGGGGCGCACCAGCATCATCATCGCGCACCGCCTCTCCACTGTGGTCAACGCGGACAAAATCGTGGTACTGGACAAAGGTGAGGTGGTGGACATCGGCACGCACGAAGAGCTGGTGAACAAGCCGGGTGTATATCGCACCCTGTACGAGGAGCAGTTCAAATCGGCGGCAGATTTGCTGCTGGTGGAATAA
- the hisI gene encoding phosphoribosyl-AMP cyclohydrolase, producing MDFIAQLKFNEQGLIPAIVQDAENGDVLMMAWMNREALQRTIETGKATYWSRSRQKFWVKGETSGHFQEVQGVYIDCDADVVLLKVKQVGAACHEGYRSCFFRRIDAENKPKVVLERLVNPEEVYSR from the coding sequence ATGGATTTTATCGCGCAACTCAAATTCAACGAACAGGGCTTAATTCCCGCTATCGTGCAGGACGCGGAGAACGGCGACGTGTTGATGATGGCGTGGATGAATCGAGAGGCTCTGCAGCGAACCATCGAAACGGGCAAAGCCACTTACTGGAGCCGCTCGCGTCAGAAGTTCTGGGTGAAAGGCGAAACATCCGGGCACTTTCAGGAAGTGCAGGGCGTTTACATAGACTGCGATGCGGACGTGGTGCTGCTGAAAGTAAAACAGGTAGGAGCGGCATGTCATGAGGGATATCGCAGCTGCTTCTTCCGGCGGATAGACGCCGAGAACAAGCCGAAAGTGGTACTGGAGCGTCTGGTCAACCCTGAAGAGGTCTATTCACGCTGA
- the birA gene encoding biotin--[acetyl-CoA-carboxylase] ligase: MESPSAPPCRIFTSQHEISRGMSELGLIVYCGTVPSTQDLAREILQSPPVQIRAIVAEHQTAGRGRHGNRWLDTRGESLLMTLLLRLQAEESARVGQLAFVLALAVADALKEQAGLEVQFKWSNDVLVHGRKLAGILIETASDALQQPWALAGVGINLLQRDFPEEIRGKATSVLVETGIALSLEPLAQCLLRHADRWMQIWQRDGLPVVLRAWRQRDVTAGYVYRLPSGSIGVAQGVSDTGELLVEVGGQQVAVASAEPVHGQYHHRHRATY, from the coding sequence ATGGAATCTCCTTCTGCTCCTCCTTGCAGGATATTCACTTCACAGCACGAAATCTCCCGCGGTATGAGCGAGCTGGGATTGATAGTATACTGTGGCACTGTTCCCTCCACGCAGGACCTGGCGCGTGAGATTCTGCAAAGTCCACCTGTGCAAATACGCGCGATAGTGGCAGAGCACCAGACGGCGGGACGCGGACGACATGGCAACCGCTGGCTGGATACGCGGGGCGAAAGCCTGCTCATGACCCTGTTACTGCGCCTTCAAGCCGAGGAATCGGCTCGAGTGGGTCAGCTGGCGTTTGTGCTCGCGCTGGCTGTAGCAGATGCCCTAAAGGAGCAAGCAGGGCTAGAGGTGCAGTTCAAGTGGAGCAATGATGTGCTGGTCCATGGGCGCAAACTGGCGGGTATTCTGATAGAAACCGCCTCCGATGCCCTGCAACAGCCCTGGGCGCTGGCAGGAGTGGGAATCAACCTGCTACAGCGCGATTTCCCCGAGGAGATACGCGGCAAGGCGACTTCCGTGCTGGTAGAAACAGGCATCGCGTTGTCCTTGGAGCCCCTGGCACAATGTCTTTTACGCCATGCTGACCGCTGGATGCAAATCTGGCAGCGCGATGGTCTACCAGTCGTATTGAGAGCGTGGCGCCAGCGCGATGTCACGGCGGGATATGTTTACCGTCTGCCTTCGGGCTCCATTGGCGTCGCCCAGGGAGTATCCGACACCGGCGAACTGCTGGTAGAGGTGGGGGGACAACAGGTAGCGGTAGCCTCTGCTGAGCCAGTGCATGGACAGTACCATCATCGCCATAGAGCAACTTACTGA
- a CDS encoding glutamine--scyllo-inositol aminotransferase, translated as MQVGFYGHVRQYHNLKAEIDKAIVDVLETGSYITGPTLERFEHELAQFFGMKYAVGVNSGTDAIWLALMALGIGPGDEVITVTNTFFATAEAIWIAGAKAVFVDTEPKTNNIDVTKIEAAITPRTKAIIPVHLYGQCAEMDKIAQIARKHNLLVIEDCAQAIDAHGDTFKVGELSDAVAISFIAHKNLGTPGDAGAVITNREDVAIGVKRLRNHGSLRRSVHSFGFNSRLDDLHAGILSVKLKYIHEWNNRRREIAQMYTGALKDTSLKLPYELPGYRHVYHLYVVETTNGKRDDLLNFLNKNGIDAKCHYPIAIHQQEGFPWGKEAQIVGGVPNSEWNAANCVSLPMFPELYQEEIDYTIEKVLEWCKANP; from the coding sequence ATGCAAGTCGGGTTCTACGGCCATGTCCGCCAGTATCACAACCTGAAGGCGGAGATCGATAAAGCCATTGTGGACGTGCTGGAGACGGGCTCCTACATCACGGGACCTACTCTCGAGCGTTTCGAACACGAGCTCGCCCAGTTTTTCGGCATGAAGTACGCCGTCGGCGTCAATTCGGGCACCGATGCGATATGGCTTGCGCTGATGGCGCTGGGCATCGGCCCGGGTGACGAGGTGATTACCGTCACCAATACCTTCTTTGCTACCGCCGAAGCCATCTGGATTGCGGGCGCGAAAGCAGTGTTTGTGGACACCGAACCGAAGACCAACAATATCGACGTCACCAAAATCGAAGCAGCCATTACCCCGCGCACCAAGGCGATTATCCCCGTGCATCTGTACGGTCAGTGCGCGGAGATGGACAAAATCGCTCAGATTGCTCGCAAGCACAACCTGCTGGTTATCGAGGACTGCGCTCAGGCAATCGACGCACACGGCGATACCTTCAAAGTGGGCGAACTCTCCGATGCTGTGGCGATTAGTTTCATCGCCCATAAGAACCTGGGCACGCCGGGCGATGCGGGAGCGGTCATCACCAACCGCGAGGACGTAGCCATCGGCGTGAAGCGACTGCGCAATCACGGCTCGCTCAGGCGGTCGGTACACAGTTTCGGCTTCAATAGTCGCCTGGACGACCTGCACGCGGGCATCCTCAGCGTGAAGCTGAAGTACATTCACGAATGGAACAACCGACGGCGCGAGATCGCGCAGATGTACACCGGTGCGCTCAAAGATACCTCGCTGAAGCTGCCTTATGAGCTGCCCGGATACCGCCACGTGTACCACCTGTACGTGGTGGAAACCACCAATGGCAAGCGCGATGACCTGCTCAACTTCTTGAACAAGAACGGTATCGACGCCAAGTGCCACTACCCCATCGCCATCCACCAGCAGGAAGGCTTCCCGTGGGGCAAAGAGGCGCAAATCGTGGGCGGAGTGCCCAACAGCGAGTGGAACGCGGCAAACTGCGTCTCCCTGCCGATGTTCCCCGAACTGTATCAGGAAGAGATTGACTACACCATCGAGAAGGTGCTCGAGTGGTGTAAGGCAAACCCGTAG
- a CDS encoding oxidoreductase: MSQPVYKVVVVGMGKRGMHHATTFHANPRFEVVGICDIDTAKLQSAAAQLGNPMTSTDAADLLAKTKPDVFCLTTMPNIRYSMIKLAVESGVKLIAYEKPMALSLREARQIMELVRGAGVKTVVSHQHRYGAHYQKVKQIIASGAIGRVHTMYGHATGWMLHMMTHLIDYMRWYNDNAEAEWVMAQASGRGKLSDNHPSPDYIAGVIHFANGVRGIVECGAGAPDVPEVDYWWRKARIGAQGTEGFAEVLTGGGWRAVTREGLMQGPGTMDYNLDMPPYIEDMARWLDDDSAVHPCNGEDAYKGFEIMMAMVRSVVERGQVALPLPDGPPEIEELSKVLPDKPVLLSMPENRKEYPV, from the coding sequence ATGAGCCAACCGGTGTATAAGGTAGTCGTAGTGGGCATGGGCAAGCGCGGGATGCACCATGCCACTACCTTTCACGCCAACCCGCGCTTCGAAGTGGTGGGCATCTGTGACATCGACACCGCCAAATTGCAATCCGCCGCCGCGCAGCTAGGCAACCCGATGACCAGCACCGATGCCGCAGACCTGCTGGCGAAAACGAAGCCCGATGTGTTTTGCCTTACCACCATGCCCAATATCCGCTACTCGATGATAAAATTGGCGGTAGAGTCGGGCGTCAAGCTCATCGCCTACGAGAAGCCGATGGCGCTGAGCCTGCGCGAGGCACGCCAGATTATGGAACTGGTGCGGGGGGCAGGCGTCAAAACGGTAGTCAGTCACCAGCACCGCTACGGCGCACACTACCAGAAGGTAAAGCAAATTATCGCCAGCGGCGCCATCGGGCGGGTGCATACCATGTACGGGCATGCCACCGGCTGGATGTTGCACATGATGACACACCTCATCGACTACATGCGCTGGTACAATGACAACGCCGAGGCGGAATGGGTGATGGCGCAGGCAAGCGGGCGTGGCAAACTGTCCGACAACCACCCTTCACCCGACTACATCGCCGGCGTCATCCACTTTGCCAACGGCGTGCGCGGCATCGTGGAGTGTGGCGCAGGCGCACCCGATGTACCCGAGGTGGACTACTGGTGGCGCAAGGCGCGAATCGGCGCACAAGGTACAGAGGGCTTTGCCGAGGTGCTAACGGGCGGAGGCTGGCGCGCTGTGACCAGAGAAGGCTTGATGCAGGGACCCGGCACGATGGATTACAACCTCGACATGCCCCCCTACATCGAGGACATGGCGCGCTGGCTAGACGACGACAGCGCGGTGCACCCCTGCAACGGCGAGGACGCCTACAAGGGCTTCGAAATCATGATGGCGATGGTGCGTTCGGTGGTAGAGCGCGGGCAAGTTGCCCTCCCCCTCCCCGACGGACCGCCGGAGATAGAGGAACTTTCCAAGGTGCTGCCGGATAAACCAGTGCTCCTTTCCATGCCGGAGAACCGCAAAGAGTATCCGGTATAG